In the Candidatus Bathyarchaeota archaeon genome, GCAACGCAGTTTCCGTACAGACATGTAGCGACTATGAACTTGATGCATACGCAGTTGACGCCAAAGAATGCCTGCAAAAAGTCAAGACTTTGCTCACCTAAAAGATCTTATAAAGCGGATGGTTCTTGACTAGCGGTTTGATTCCGAAACGTTTCATAGCATAGTAAGCTATTATAGCGTCGTTGATGGCACAAGCAGGAATCATGTTCTTAGCTTGTTTTATTGGCCCATAAATGAGAAAATCTGCGCCCCAATACTGAGCAATCGTGTGTGCAGATGCATTGGATGCCCCAAAGCCTTCCCTCAAAATCGAACCTTTTAATTGTTGTTTCCAAGAGTACGTCGCGTTTGCAGGTGAACAACCAGCAGGATATCCCAGTTCTTTTTTCACAAGATTAATGGCTTCGGCGGCGTAGGAAATGCTGGGCACATCGAAAACTATTGTATCTATGAGCATTTTTTCTACCTCTGCCTTTTTCGCCATATCAAGCAGTCCAGTTTGCTCTGTCGAGCCTTTTAGCATACTGATTCTGCCTTCTGGAGAATAGTTGAATTCGTTGAATGCCATTAGAATCGCCGCGTCGACTTCAGAGTCTCGGATGGCTACTAATTCGTCTTGCGAAGTTTTAGGCGTAATTCCGTTGAATATCACGTTTTTCTCGAGGCCAAGTTGCTTAACTGTGGTTAAAGCTGCTGTTCGCGTTTCGGGGTTGGCGCCATCAATTAGAAAGGGAGTGCTGATTTGTTCCGAAACAAATTCAACGTATTTCCTTATCGCTTCGGGATACATTGCCATAACATCTAGAATGTGGGGCACCCCGCTTTTCTCAGAAAAAATCTCAGCAAGCCTAATCCATCTTAAAACCGCTTTTTGATTAAAACTGCCTTCTTTGTGGTTTGAAACTTCTAGCATGCCTTTGTAGAAAATGTTGCCAACTAGAACTGTAGGCAATTCTCCAGGTTGACCGCCAATTCTGAAGTTGCCGATTTGGTAGATTTTCTGTTTTGTTTCTAGCGTGAACAGTTTCGTGTCACCTTATCATCGTTAAAGTATTGTGCTATAATAATTTTCAACCAGCTTCAAGTTAATTTCCATTCCCAAAAACGGTGATGAAATATGCGTAAAATGCGCGCGCAAAATTCTTAGCGTTTTTCTTTTCCGTAAATGCAAGCTTTTTGACACCAAGTACACATTAAATGAGCATTCTTTGTGAGGGATGGCTCATACCTTTTCAACTGTTCATTATGCTCAAAATCTTCTTTATCTATAAGATGAACTCCAACCAAGCATTTGCTGTCGTCAACTTTATACGGTGTTAAAGCGCTTCCAGGGCAGGCTTTGAGGCATTTTTCACAGTCGCCACAAAGGTCTTGTTCGAAAGGCTTGTCCTCGACCATTTCTGCATTTGTTAAAATTGGAGCCAGTCGTATCCAGGGACCAAAAACAGGATTTATTATTAAAGCATTCTTTCCATAGTTTCCAAATCCTGCCAACTGAGCTAGACGCTTACATGATAGCTCATAGGCGGAAACAGCTTTGTAACCATTCTTCTCTAAATGGTTTATCACAATCTGTTCTAAGACATCTAATGGAAAATAGCCTGGATAAACCCATTTTTCACCTTTTTTTATTGCTATTTCAAGCATGTCATCCCAAACATGATAACCAATAACCACGACCGATTTTGCATCTGGCAAAATCTCTGTAGCTTTCCTTGTGTACCTTTGTATTTTCCAACTAACCCAAATTCTCGGAAAAGAGTCTATTACAGTTGCAGAAACAATTCCAACTAAACTAGCACCTGAGTTCAGGGCAACTTCTTTAATTTCTGATGTTAACTTTTCAGCTTTAGAATTGGTTCTCAATTATGACTCTCCTTTTGCATATTTCAACAGCAAAATACTTAGAATTTTGCCTTCACGCGCGTGCTTTTAATAGGATAGAAATACATAGGAGATTATTGAAGGCTCATATGTTCCCAAAGAAGTCAAAGACTTATCTGCTGGTTCTCATCTTTCCTTCTTACTACTTGTTGCAGGATTAACCTATTTTCTATATCTGCGATTTATGTTTCCCTTGCTTGTGCCTCACTATGGTGATGGAGAAAGATTTGTCCTTAGCGAAACCAAAAATGGTACTTATGCTTTTCAAATATCTTGGTCAGCTTATACTAAGCTACATTTGACCCTTCAAGCTAATAACACGGTAGAACTTTATGTGAATGGCACCTATTTGTGTGATTGTTCTCATTATGATTTTGTGATAGAACAAGGCGGACGAGCTTTAATTTATTTAAGGTCAGACGTTGCCGTTTCAGGGATGTTCAAAGCATGGCAAGAGATACCTTTAGAGAGACAACTGCTAGCACTAACCTTATTGATAGCTGGTTTCATGGGTATTGCAATATCAATAGGAATACATAGGAAGAAATCAGCCAATTGCTAATTCAGAAAATTAGAAAAATAAATGGTATCCGAGACATAAACACGTTGTTGCCCTTCCGTTCACTCATAAAGCATACTGGCTGACAGTTCGGTGCGGGTGCAAGAAGAGAAACACTAAGAAAGCACTTTCAAATCTGCTTTATCGTAGATTTCTTTCAAAGAGGTGTGCATATTTGTGTGTATTAAGGAAAGGTTGTGTGAGGTTGTTAGGTTTAGTTTTAGCCGTTTCTACTAGACAACAGAAGATAGAAGATAAGAAGTAAGAGACGACATGCGCGCGCACATTTAATATACAAAACATTGCTGTTATCTACAAGATAACCACATTTATGTGTGCATCTTCTCAGGCGCGCGTGGAGGAAATGAAACTAATGCATACCATATTACAAACGGAGGATGGAAAAAAAAGATACTAATACCAAGCGGAACCATAATAGAAGCAACCATAGTCAAGAATCTGGAAGTTCACGCGCAAGGAGGTAACGACACAAAGTGATGGAAAATCACTCTCTTCTCGGTGTTGATGCAAAAAGGATCGCTTATGTAAGTACTTATCCCCCAAAGGAGTGTGGTATAGCAAACTTTTCAAAAGATCTGATCGATGCCATTTGTCGACTTCGTGAATTTGGACCACCAATGGTTGTCGCCATAAATGAGGAGAGCGCGATTTACAACTATGATAAGAGAGTTAAGTTTCAAATTGAACGAAGCTCAACTGACGAATATGTCAAAGCTGCTCATTACATTAATCCATCTAAAGTCAGATTGGTAAACATCCAACACGAATTCGGTCTTTTTGGAGGAAAGTGGGGCAAGCACATCGATTTATTTTTAGAGCATCTTCAAAAACCAATAGTAGTTACACTCCACACCATCATGCCAAACTTTGAATCAGCAGCTCAGAAAATTTTGGAAAGCATCGCACACTATAGCGCGTCAATCGTCGTTATGACAAGAACCGCTATGAGACTCTTGAAGAAGTACGATATCAACCTAGAAAAGGTTACTGTTATCCCACATGGTTGTCCGGATGTCTCATTCGTTGCCAGCGAAAGATCTAAAGCTTCTCTTGGTTTGAAAGGTAGAATAGTTTTGTCTACTTTTGGACTGATAAGCCGTGGCAAGGGTATTGAATATGTCATTCAAGCTCTCCCTTCGCTTGTTAAGAAAGAACCTAGAATTCTCTATCTCATAATTGGAGAGACACATCCGGAAGTGAGGAAGATTAAGGGTGAGCGTTATCGGAGGAAGTTGATGAGGCTAGTTTCTGAACTCCGATTAGGGAACCATGTGAGGTTTCACAATCGTTTTCTCTCCAAGCTGCAATTAATTAAGTATCTACAGGCAACAGATATCTACATCACGCCATATGTAGATCGGAATCAGATAAGCAGTGGAACACTCTCATATGCTCTAGGAGCAGGGAAAGCCATTGTATCAACTCCGTATCTTCACGCTGAAGAGGCTTTAGCAGAGGGACGTGGATTACTATGCAAGTTTAGAAAACCCGCTTCAATAACTGATTGCATAAACAAGCTTTTGGAAGATGAAGAGTTAAGGCTTAGCTTGGAGAAAAGGGCTTATGCTTACAGTAGGAGTTTTACTTGGCCAAAAGTTGCACAAGAATATGTCAAGTTGTTCAACTGTCTCCTTAAAGATTAAGAGGTGATGGTAATTAAGCCAGCTATCAGGTTAGATTATTTAAAGACTTTGACAGATGATACAGGTATACTTCAGCATACTAAGTTTTCGATTCCAAATAGAAAGGAAGGTTATACCACCGATGACAATGCTCGGGCATTAATTACGTGCACAAAATTCCTTCAGCTTTGTGATGATTCTGACGCAAAGAAGTTAGCTAATACTTATTTAAGTTTCTTGTTTCATATGCAAAGACCAGATGGCAACTTCCATAATTTACTAAGTTACGACCGCAGTTTCCTTGATGATGTGGGCTCGGAAGAATGTTCTGGACGAGCCCTCTGGGCTTGTGGGTACACTATTCTAGCTAATTTTTCTCAAGGCATTAAACGGATGTCGAAAGAGATTTTTGACAGAGGCTTTCGGTACGCCAACGAATTCCGGAGTCCCAGAGCTAAAGCCTTTGCGATTCTAGGTCTCTGTAATTATCAGAAGGCTTTCCGTCATGATCAAAATCTTTCTAAGAACATAGTATCATTGGCGGATCAATTGCTATACAGCTATCAAAAAGTAGCTTCTCCTAATTGGCGTTGGTTTGAGTCTTATCTGACTTATGCTAATGCGCGTCTATCACAAGGGCTTTTCAAAGCCTATGCTATTATTGGAGACAATAGATACCTTCAGATTGCCAAGGAGTCTTTTGATTTTCTTGTAAGCGTTCAGGTAGTTGATGAGAAATTCGTCCCTATTGGCAACAGAGGATGGTATAGAAAGGGTGGTCAAAGAGCCATATATGACCAACAACCAATTGAAGCATCGTGTATGGTAGAAGCAGCTATGACTGCCTTTCGACAAACTAATGAAGAGAAGTATCAAAGAGTAGCCTATACTGCTTTTGACTGGTTTTTTGGAAAAAACACTGGGAATGTTATGGTTTATGACCAGACCACGGGTGCATGTTATGATGGACTCACTCCTCATGGGTTAAACTTGAATCAAGGCGCTGAAGCCGCAACATCTTATCTTCTGGCTCGCTTAGAGTTGGAAAATCTAAAATACTAAACAAAGAATAGGTATGGTGTTGGAGTATTCTACTCAAATGCGTGTGATTCAATATAGATGGGGTGGGTTGTAAATTGAAGGTTCAAGATTTAATGGTAGAAAATGTGGTGACAGCAAAAGAAGAGACAACAATCGAAGGTGCTGTGGGAATTCTTTTTGAAAAACATATTGGAGCGCTTGTGATAACGGATGATGATAAGAGATGTAAGGGGATATTTACAGAACGCGACGTCCTTAGAAGCGTAGCTAAAAAAATTTCTCTAGACACGCATCTGAAAAAGGTTATGTCAAGAAATATCATAACAGTGAAGAAGCAGGATTCATTTGCAAAGGTTAAAAGGCTCATGATTTTGCACAGAATACGACATCTTCCTGTGGTAGATAACAAGGGACATCTGATAGGGATGTTGACGCTCCGAAAGATCTTGGATGAATTTGTCGGAATACCAGTAGCCAAAAGTTAGAAAGCAATGCGTATTCGTAACATAGTCTTCAAATCCATAGTTTCTCTTCATAAACAAAAAAAGTCATGAGCAGGGTTTCTTAGTGTCAGCTAGATGAAAATATAAGGAAAGACCCATAATGAAGAGGTTTCAAGAAAATCCAATTCTTAAGCCAATAGTAAAACATGCTTGGGAGTCGCGCGCAGTTTTTAATGCCGCTACTCTGTTTTTAGGCGGACAGGTTCACATTTTATATCGCGCGATAGGTAATGACGGAGTATCGCGACTTGGTTATGCCTCCTCATTAGATGGTTATCACATAGAAGAACGACTATTGTCTCCTGTTTTTGAGCCAACAAACTGTACTGAAAATGGTGGCTGTGAGGATCCGCGATTAACCTTGCTAGATGAACGATGCATAATGACCTACACCGCATTGCGGGACCTTGTTTCAAACGCTCATCAGATCGCCTTAACATCCATGCCAAAAGATGAATTCATGAGTAAGCAATGGAATTGGGGCGAAAGGTGGACGCCATTCAAAGGCATTAGAAATAAGGATGCCGCGATTCTCCCTCACAAAGTTGATGGTCATTTTATTATGTTCCATCGCATTGATCCGGACATTTGCATAGCATATTCCAAAGATCTACGAAATTGGTATAACATAAAAGCAATAATAGGGCCTAGATTGGGAAAGTGGGATAGCTGGAAAGTAGGTGCAGCTGGCCCACCGATAAAGGTCAAAGAAGGGGAGCTTTTCATATATCACGGCGTAAACTTTGAGAAGGTGTATCGCCTTGGTGCCATCCTCCTTGATAAAAATGATCCAGAAAGAGTTCTGTACCGTTCTGAAAGCCCAATTCTAGAGCCAGTTTTAGACTATGAGCGTTTTGGAAGAGTTCCTAATGTTGTTTTCAGTTGCGGGGCGGTTTTGATTGATGATAAACTATTCATGTATTACGGCGGTGCTGATACAGTTATTTGTGTAGCCACATATGACATAGACGAACTTATGAGTGTGCTAGAAAATGTTGACAAAGATTGTAGTCAAGCATGCCCAACCAAAAATATTCTCAATAGAGCTTAATCTATTCCGCGCGCGCAGTATAGGATTCTAGAAGTTTTATATAGTTGTTTAAGAATTTTCATTAAAACACGAGTTCTGTGAAAGGCATGTCAAAAGACATCGAAGTTTCTCAACTTAAAAGATTGGGTGCATCTCGTAAACAGAGGAAGGCTCTTCCAGCGTTTTTACTCCCAAGAGAAGAAAGGGACAAGCTACTTCATCGTAAGCTTCATCTAACAGGAAAAACCCAAAAAAGACGATTGAATTCCTAAATACCCTATACAGGTGTTTATAGATCTGCATCAATTTTTCTTCTTCACAGACTGACATATCCTGTTGATGCGTTACCTTAATATAACAGAAGAGTCTTCAAGACCTTGAAGAAGGAAACTAAGGTAAGAAGAACTTAGAAGGTCATTGGCTTCTTAATTTTCTATCTTAACACTCCAACTTCTATAACTAGAAATGAGGTGAAAACACTGAAAGGCAAAGTGAAGAAATGGCTTGACCAAAGAGGATATGGTTTCATATCTAGTGAAGATCATAGTAGCGATATTTTTGTACATTCATCAAACATTGAAGGCAAGAGCGCCCTCAAAGAAGGGGAAGAAGTGGAATTTGAAATAGAAAACTCGTACAAAGGTCCAAGGGCTATTAAAGTCAAATCAGTCTCCGAATAGAGGATTCTGGAAGCTCATCGAGTGTATTACACACACTTATGCGCGCGCAAAGTATTGGTTTGTATTGGAAAATTAATTTCAAATTTGATTAGCATTTACGAAATGAAGTTGAAGTAAAAAGTATCTACTTTGTTGGTTTAATTACTTTATCAATGCTGGTAGATATACATGCAAGAAACAAGTGTGTGTAATGCTCTAATGGTCGCGCACAAAAAACAAAAAAAGTTGTGCGGAGAAATCTCCTCCTCTTGAGTCTAAGGCTTTATAATAGGTGTTTAGATACTTCACTATACGAAGCGGTGTTTGATGCCGAAGACTAATGCCATAATAAATATTGAAAATGTGGTTGCTTCTGCCACTTTAAACCAGAAGGTTGACTTAAACGCGGTTGTGAAAGGTTATCCATGGGTCGAATATCGCCCAGAACGGTTTCCGGGACTTGTGTTTAAGCTTAGGAGACCGAAGACGGCTACGTTGATTTTTAGCACTGGCAAAATGGTTTGCACAGGAGCAAAATCGGAGAAGGAATCCCGGAGAGCTGTTACGACAGTTGTTAAAGAACTGAAAAAGGGTGGAATAATCATCATCAGCAAGCCGGACTTGAAGATTGTGAACATCGTTGCTTCTGCAAGGTTAGGCGGAAAGATAGATTTGGAGAAGGCAGTTTTCACACTTGGAAAAGCGATGTATGAGCCAGAGCAGTTTCCAGGCTTGATTTACAGGATGGACGAACCTAAAGTGGTCATACTGATATTCGCAAACGGGAACCTTGTTTGCACTGGAGGCAAAAGAGAACAGGACGTCCATGACGCCGTGCACAAGCTTCACAGGATACTCGAAGAACAGCAGCTGATATTCTACGAATAATCTGCCCGCCAAATATGCAAAATATTATGCGCGCGAGATCCATTGTGTGGCTATTACTTTTTTCTTTTTTGAACCTTGCTTACCCACCTGATTTTCTGTTCATATGTTTGACGAAGACTTTCAGAACTATAGATAGGCGGTTCTCTCTGTCTTTCTAACATCCTTCTTTTTACACGTGAAGGCTTCTTTTTCCCCATGCCCGAATCACCAATAAGCTTTCAAATTATCTATTGTGTTCGCTAAACTTAAATAGTCTAAGGTGAAGAATCGAACCTCCCTTCACCCATGATAATAGGAGGGTGATTATTGGCAGAGGAAATCAAAGTTACTACCCTGAATAATTGGGGGCGACCAAGGAAAACAAAGACGATGCCTGCTTTTCTCCTGAAAAAAAGAAAGAGAACTACATTACAAGAAGCATGTTAGGGAACGCCCAAAATGATGATTTCATAAAGCAGTTTGACAGTTTTCATTTGGGAGCTAATGAGGAAACAAAAACCTTTTAGCAGGCCAGAATGCAAAGGGTGCGTGTTTAAAGGGAGCAGATACTGTTGGAACCAATGCCCCTATAACATATGGCGAAGAGAATAATAGAGGTTATGGAAAGTGCAACCGCACGCAATGGCATCGCAGTTGTAGGTGGATTCTTTTTTGTTATTCCAAGAACACCACGCGTGCTCCAAAGAGCAGCCTAATCATTCAAAGTCTTCTCAATCGCTAAAAGTCTCGTCAAATCCTTCTCCAAAAAAACTGTCCAACCACGCTCAAAATGAAAACTGGCATTATCACTAATCAACCTAACATCACAAGCGTAATGACCATTAACACAGCCCTTACAATCAGACTCCTCCACCGGAACAAGACCACACTTCGCCCTACACAAATTGTCTACACAATCGTTTACCACCAAATAAAGACGCTCCAACTTGAAATATGGTGTGATCTTCTCTGAAACTGCTTCAATGTTCTCATGCTCCATCTCACTTTCTGCTGCCTTGGTAAACTGCTTTCCAACAAGGATTCCCTTGTCATACTTCCGCTTCTTAAGAACCTGGCTCATCTCCCTAACAGTATCCACACCAACATATTCTGACCTTGACTTGGATCCGGTTATAACACGTATCAGAATCTTATCATCTGATCCCGAAGGCGAAACCGTAAAATCTACCTGCCTCTCCCTCCTTCGAACTCTCTTATTCTCATAGTCTCTGACCGCCGAGATCACCTCAGCCTTCTTAACAAGCTCCTCTTCTCTCACTATATCACCCTCTAATAATACGACGTCAAAAAACGTTCATCTCAACCGTATCATCTTACATCCCCATATTCTCACGGAATCCTATATACTGCGCGCGCACCGTAACACTTAAGCCATATGCTTCGGATGAACAAGCTTGAAACAACTGGTGCAAGGATATGTCAGGTAAAGAACCATCCAAAAGTGAAGAGTTAGTGAAAGTAGAGAAAGTAACCCCAAATTCCAAACATGTGAACGTGACTGTGAAAGTGATTTCCAAAAGTCAAGTTAGGAACGTCACTGGAAGAGATTATTCCGTACGCAAAGTTGCAGACGCTTTGGTAGGAGATGAAACAGGATGCGTATATCTCACGCTCTGGGATGACAACATAGACAAAATAAACGAGGAAGCCACACTACGCATCACTAATGGCTACGTAAACCTGTTCAAGGGGAACATGCGATTAAACATAGGAAAATATGGCAGCTTCGAACTTCTGGAAGAATCCCCCATTACAGAAGTCAACACAGAAAACAATTTATCAAATAAACGATACGAACAGGAAAGGCGCTATCGCAGATATGGTGAAGGAAGAGGTTACCAACGAAGAAGATAATAAACGCACCGAGAGAATCCCACGCTACTTTGTAAATTTGCGCGGATTCCTTTTAAATTTCTTCTTGCATTTCACACTACAGAAATGGTATGTTTCTCCGTCGTAACTCATCTTAAATCTTGATGTTTTTTCATTCAGAACCACGCCGCAAACAGGATCGCTGGGCATTGCCACACTCACCCATGCCCACGCGTCACAATGCTGTTTAGATTTGGATTATGTTCCAGTTCTCTTATAATGGCTTCCTCATGATTGCACGCGTGCACAACTCTCAATTTGCTGTGTCTCCTGATTCTCAGTTGAGTTTCACCTTTATAAGCGGTGACGCTTGCATTTTCTATTTCAACCATGTCATTTATGGAAAGTGAGTTTATTCGATCGTTCCATAGAGTCAGTTTCACGGTGCCAGTTTCGTCTGTCAAAGTTACATTGGTAAACTTGACATAATCGTTATATCGTGTTAGAGCTAAGTTGGGTCTTGAAATTGCGAGAATACGAGCTTTCACGTTAATTCGCTTCATTCCAGTCTTCAGACCCTTAATTTTGAAATATCTTGCTTTATTGTCATTTGTTCTCTTCATTAGAGCTTTTTTCTCACGTTCAATTATATATGCAAATTCTTTCAGTGGAGCTGTTTCTTTGAGAAGGTGTTCTGGTGTAGGGAATTGTGCAACTACTTTGTGGTCTGTGGTTATAAGGAAAATGGCTCGGTCCCTCGTTTTTTCGCGGCACTGAATTGTTAATTGCTTACACTTGGACCTTCGATTCTGCCAGGCATCCACAATCTTGTTGAAAAGTGTGTTGTGATCAACTCTGTATTTCACAGAAATTTTTGCGAGATACTCGAGAAGCTTCGTATTAGCTGCTGAATGACCCCTACCTTGAGGTCGTCCGCGTGTTGTCCATCTTCTACTTTGCATCCAATCCATCCCAAGTTTTCATTCGATTGCTACCCCGTTTTAATTGCAAGATCTATTGTTAAAAGATTTCTATTGCATTGCTGAATACAGATTTGACTATGGTTCTTCCGTTGATTTATATGCGTACATTTCAATTTGATAGAAGCGTGAGCATGTGTAATAGCCTAAGTCTTCTGACAACCTTCACCTTGAAATTTCGCAAGAACGTGAACGGAAACACTATAAGAAACGACTCAAACTGATGTTAGACTCGCGCGCTTTCCACAAGCTCATTTCTTAGA is a window encoding:
- a CDS encoding tetrahydromethanopterin S-methyltransferase subunit H is translated as MYQIGNFRIGGQPGELPTVLVGNIFYKGMLEVSNHKEGSFNQKAVLRWIRLAEIFSEKSGVPHILDVMAMYPEAIRKYVEFVSEQISTPFLIDGANPETRTAALTTVKQLGLEKNVIFNGITPKTSQDELVAIRDSEVDAAILMAFNEFNYSPEGRISMLKGSTEQTGLLDMAKKAEVEKMLIDTIVFDVPSISYAAEAINLVKKELGYPAGCSPANATYSWKQQLKGSILREGFGASNASAHTIAQYWGADFLIYGPIKQAKNMIPACAINDAIIAYYAMKRFGIKPLVKNHPLYKIF
- a CDS encoding glycosyltransferase family 4 protein, with the translated sequence MENHSLLGVDAKRIAYVSTYPPKECGIANFSKDLIDAICRLREFGPPMVVAINEESAIYNYDKRVKFQIERSSTDEYVKAAHYINPSKVRLVNIQHEFGLFGGKWGKHIDLFLEHLQKPIVVTLHTIMPNFESAAQKILESIAHYSASIVVMTRTAMRLLKKYDINLEKVTVIPHGCPDVSFVASERSKASLGLKGRIVLSTFGLISRGKGIEYVIQALPSLVKKEPRILYLIIGETHPEVRKIKGERYRRKLMRLVSELRLGNHVRFHNRFLSKLQLIKYLQATDIYITPYVDRNQISSGTLSYALGAGKAIVSTPYLHAEEALAEGRGLLCKFRKPASITDCINKLLEDEELRLSLEKRAYAYSRSFTWPKVAQEYVKLFNCLLKD
- a CDS encoding glycosyltransferase, which translates into the protein MVIKPAIRLDYLKTLTDDTGILQHTKFSIPNRKEGYTTDDNARALITCTKFLQLCDDSDAKKLANTYLSFLFHMQRPDGNFHNLLSYDRSFLDDVGSEECSGRALWACGYTILANFSQGIKRMSKEIFDRGFRYANEFRSPRAKAFAILGLCNYQKAFRHDQNLSKNIVSLADQLLYSYQKVASPNWRWFESYLTYANARLSQGLFKAYAIIGDNRYLQIAKESFDFLVSVQVVDEKFVPIGNRGWYRKGGQRAIYDQQPIEASCMVEAAMTAFRQTNEEKYQRVAYTAFDWFFGKNTGNVMVYDQTTGACYDGLTPHGLNLNQGAEAATSYLLARLELENLKY
- a CDS encoding CBS domain-containing protein, with amino-acid sequence MKVQDLMVENVVTAKEETTIEGAVGILFEKHIGALVITDDDKRCKGIFTERDVLRSVAKKISLDTHLKKVMSRNIITVKKQDSFAKVKRLMILHRIRHLPVVDNKGHLIGMLTLRKILDEFVGIPVAKS
- a CDS encoding glycosidase; the encoded protein is MKRFQENPILKPIVKHAWESRAVFNAATLFLGGQVHILYRAIGNDGVSRLGYASSLDGYHIEERLLSPVFEPTNCTENGGCEDPRLTLLDERCIMTYTALRDLVSNAHQIALTSMPKDEFMSKQWNWGERWTPFKGIRNKDAAILPHKVDGHFIMFHRIDPDICIAYSKDLRNWYNIKAIIGPRLGKWDSWKVGAAGPPIKVKEGELFIYHGVNFEKVYRLGAILLDKNDPERVLYRSESPILEPVLDYERFGRVPNVVFSCGAVLIDDKLFMYYGGADTVICVATYDIDELMSVLENVDKDCSQACPTKNILNRA
- a CDS encoding cold shock domain-containing protein; this translates as MKGKVKKWLDQRGYGFISSEDHSSDIFVHSSNIEGKSALKEGEEVEFEIENSYKGPRAIKVKSVSE
- a CDS encoding TATA-box-binding protein, coding for MPKTNAIINIENVVASATLNQKVDLNAVVKGYPWVEYRPERFPGLVFKLRRPKTATLIFSTGKMVCTGAKSEKESRRAVTTVVKELKKGGIIIISKPDLKIVNIVASARLGGKIDLEKAVFTLGKAMYEPEQFPGLIYRMDEPKVVILIFANGNLVCTGGKREQDVHDAVHKLHRILEEQQLIFYE
- a CDS encoding restriction endonuclease — protein: MREEELVKKAEVISAVRDYENKRVRRRERQVDFTVSPSGSDDKILIRVITGSKSRSEYVGVDTVREMSQVLKKRKYDKGILVGKQFTKAAESEMEHENIEAVSEKITPYFKLERLYLVVNDCVDNLCRAKCGLVPVEESDCKGCVNGHYACDVRLISDNASFHFERGWTVFLEKDLTRLLAIEKTLND
- a CDS encoding OB-fold nucleic acid binding domain-containing protein codes for the protein MSGKEPSKSEELVKVEKVTPNSKHVNVTVKVISKSQVRNVTGRDYSVRKVADALVGDETGCVYLTLWDDNIDKINEEATLRITNGYVNLFKGNMRLNIGKYGSFELLEESPITEVNTENNLSNKRYEQERRYRRYGEGRGYQRRR
- a CDS encoding YHS domain-containing protein, whose protein sequence is MPSDPVCGVVLNEKTSRFKMSYDGETYHFCSVKCKKKFKRNPRKFTK
- a CDS encoding OB-fold nucleic acid binding domain-containing protein, coding for MQSRRWTTRGRPQGRGHSAANTKLLEYLAKISVKYRVDHNTLFNKIVDAWQNRRSKCKQLTIQCREKTRDRAIFLITTDHKVVAQFPTPEHLLKETAPLKEFAYIIEREKKALMKRTNDNKARYFKIKGLKTGMKRINVKARILAISRPNLALTRYNDYVKFTNVTLTDETGTVKLTLWNDRINSLSINDMVEIENASVTAYKGETQLRIRRHSKLRVVHACNHEEAIIRELEHNPNLNSIVTRGHG